One part of the Candidatus Mancarchaeum acidiphilum genome encodes these proteins:
- a CDS encoding RNA-guided endonuclease InsQ/TnpB family protein, whose product MNGYTNNMDSTRAYKFRIYPDTKRQNEIDERLILAQQFYNRILEKSIASYQNGKRKVSMAQFNRFIKEIIQEDKKYLKLYSQTRCEIEYRLLKAYQNFFRRIKEGNRKAGFPRFRSRDRYKSITYPQYNGSFSIKRGRLRVSRIGTMRIELHRKIEGTIKTLAIKREGRNYYAVLTTLNEIKTPQVEDTNPIGIDMGLNSFVAMSDGTKIEKPKFMQQERKRIARWQRIVARRNKGSKRRGKAKIHLQNTYEYSTNQSDDYLHKLSDKLVNSGYTSFAVEKLNIQNMVKNHRLAGSIQNVSWNRFIQMLSYKAESAGMKVIKVDSRDTTQECSNCHHIKEGSERLTLGDRLYRCNVCGLEIDRDINASINILHRATTLGQRESHARGESVRPQREAVLAELRTDKTHPLRDVVFV is encoded by the coding sequence ATGAATGGTTATACAAACAACATGGATTCCACAAGAGCCTATAAATTCAGGATCTATCCAGATACTAAAAGGCAGAATGAGATAGATGAAAGGCTAATACTTGCGCAGCAGTTCTACAACAGGATTCTTGAGAAGTCAATCGCATCCTACCAGAACGGAAAGAGAAAAGTCTCGATGGCACAGTTCAACAGGTTCATCAAAGAAATAATCCAAGAAGACAAGAAATACCTGAAACTATACTCGCAGACGAGATGCGAGATTGAATATAGGCTTCTCAAGGCATATCAAAACTTCTTCAGGAGAATCAAGGAAGGAAACAGGAAGGCAGGATTCCCGAGATTCAGGTCAAGGGACAGGTACAAGTCAATAACATATCCTCAGTACAATGGCTCTTTCTCGATAAAGAGGGGCAGGCTGAGAGTCTCAAGGATAGGCACAATGAGGATAGAATTGCATAGGAAGATTGAAGGCACAATAAAGACGCTTGCGATAAAGAGAGAGGGAAGAAATTATTATGCTGTTCTTACCACACTAAACGAAATCAAAACCCCACAAGTGGAGGACACAAATCCAATCGGAATAGACATGGGATTGAATTCATTCGTTGCAATGTCAGATGGAACAAAAATAGAAAAGCCGAAATTCATGCAACAGGAAAGAAAGAGGATTGCGCGTTGGCAGAGAATAGTCGCACGAAGAAACAAAGGTTCAAAGAGAAGGGGGAAGGCAAAAATACATCTCCAAAATACATACGAATATTCGACAAACCAGTCGGACGACTACTTGCATAAACTGTCAGATAAACTCGTAAATTCAGGATATACCTCATTCGCAGTAGAGAAACTCAACATTCAGAATATGGTAAAGAATCATAGATTAGCAGGTTCGATACAAAACGTTTCATGGAACAGGTTCATCCAAATGCTCTCATACAAGGCTGAAAGTGCTGGTATGAAAGTAATAAAAGTAGATTCAAGGGACACGACGCAGGAATGCAGCAACTGCCACCATATAAAGGAAGGCAGTGAAAGGTTGACTTTAGGAGACAGGTTATACCGCTGCAACGTCTGCGGACTGGAAATTGACAGAGATATAAATGCATCAATAAACATATTGCACAGAGCAACTACCCTCGGACAGAGGGAAAGTCACGCTCGGGGAGAGAGTGTAAGGCCTCAAAGGGAGGCAGTTCTCGCTGAACTGAGAACCGATAAAACACATCCTTTGCGGGATGTGGTGTTTGTATGA
- a CDS encoding minichromosome maintenance protein MCM, which translates to MAEQQTSSLKLLFDEFLESYYSDEIKDIIIKFPNKRSLPVNISDLEEFDPDTATNLIADPEIIIDAANESLMGKLAGLNFDTYIPHVRFYNQSINTPMVLNVGSAYINKFVSIDALVVKRSDIRPKIRDAVFVCTFCNAKVKANLEKEEIPKVCPECKKRTLKIVPEESSFFNSQKIAVQDPLERLSGSIPTWQLEAWLDDDLVNMAIPGDRIEISGVLKIRPRKDSRGKVDPSIYSMYLNVTSLETKQKEFADIDISEDEERQIKELSKDPEIFNKVTQSVAPSIYGYNEIKQAVALQLFGGTPGKKLVDGGQIRSDMHILLIGDPGSAKTRILQSVSRLVPKGIYVSGKSVTGGGLTAVAERDDFSEGGWTLKAGAMVLGNGGIVAIDEFDKISEEDTAALHEALESQTISVAKAGIIATFNAKASVLAAANPKFGRFDPHKYPAEQFDISPTLLSRFDLIFPIRDIMDTELDKSIANYILNQHEAAGAAIADVESSVAAEEPPIEHSLLKKYIAYAKRYVMPRLSEEASNRIKEYYVDLRRAGSMKGATPITPRQIEGLIRMAEASAKSQLRDVVSVKDANLAISLSEYMLKTLAVDTEGRTDIDTILTGMPREKVDKINVILDAVKKLEEMDGSAKIDRIFEEVAKQGVDKNTANKYINELEQSGDIFSPKMGIIKVVRHEEE; encoded by the coding sequence ATGGCAGAACAACAAACCTCGTCTTTGAAATTGCTTTTCGATGAATTTCTTGAGTCCTATTACTCGGACGAGATTAAAGACATAATAATAAAATTCCCCAACAAGCGCAGCCTGCCAGTAAACATAAGTGACTTGGAGGAGTTTGATCCAGATACGGCAACAAACCTTATAGCGGATCCCGAAATCATAATCGATGCTGCAAACGAATCACTGATGGGAAAGCTTGCAGGTCTGAATTTTGATACTTATATACCGCACGTGCGTTTTTACAATCAGTCTATAAACACGCCAATGGTCCTTAATGTAGGTTCAGCTTACATAAACAAGTTTGTTTCTATAGACGCTTTGGTCGTCAAAAGATCTGATATAAGGCCAAAGATAAGGGACGCAGTATTCGTATGCACATTCTGCAATGCGAAGGTCAAGGCCAATCTAGAGAAAGAAGAGATACCCAAGGTATGCCCCGAGTGCAAGAAGCGCACGTTGAAGATAGTCCCCGAAGAGTCGTCATTTTTCAATTCCCAAAAGATAGCGGTCCAAGACCCTCTTGAAAGGCTTAGCGGCAGCATACCAACATGGCAACTGGAGGCATGGCTTGACGATGACCTTGTGAACATGGCGATTCCAGGAGACCGCATCGAGATTTCAGGGGTGCTTAAGATACGCCCCAGAAAGGATTCAAGAGGCAAAGTTGATCCAAGCATATATTCGATGTACTTAAACGTAACATCGTTGGAGACAAAGCAGAAGGAGTTCGCGGACATTGACATAAGCGAAGATGAAGAGAGGCAGATAAAGGAGCTGTCCAAGGACCCAGAAATATTCAACAAAGTAACCCAATCCGTAGCCCCTTCAATATACGGATATAATGAGATTAAGCAGGCGGTCGCATTGCAGCTTTTTGGGGGCACCCCCGGAAAGAAGCTCGTTGACGGAGGCCAGATAAGAAGCGACATGCATATACTGCTCATAGGAGACCCTGGAAGCGCTAAGACTAGGATACTGCAATCTGTATCAAGGCTGGTGCCAAAAGGCATATATGTAAGTGGAAAATCAGTGACAGGGGGAGGTTTGACAGCAGTTGCAGAGAGAGACGATTTTTCAGAGGGGGGATGGACCCTGAAAGCGGGGGCAATGGTGCTTGGCAATGGGGGGATAGTGGCCATAGACGAATTCGACAAGATAAGCGAAGAGGATACAGCGGCGCTTCACGAGGCTCTTGAATCCCAGACGATAAGCGTAGCAAAAGCAGGAATAATAGCTACTTTCAATGCAAAGGCGTCCGTTCTTGCTGCCGCAAACCCAAAGTTCGGAAGGTTCGATCCACACAAATACCCCGCGGAGCAGTTTGACATATCCCCGACATTGCTTTCAAGGTTCGACCTTATATTCCCAATAAGAGACATAATGGATACGGAGCTTGACAAGAGCATTGCGAATTACATACTTAATCAGCACGAGGCCGCAGGTGCAGCAATAGCAGATGTGGAAAGCTCGGTGGCAGCAGAGGAACCTCCAATAGAGCATTCACTGCTAAAGAAGTATATTGCCTACGCAAAGAGGTATGTGATGCCAAGGCTAAGCGAAGAAGCCTCAAACAGGATAAAAGAGTACTATGTGGACTTGAGGCGTGCAGGCTCAATGAAGGGTGCGACTCCTATAACCCCAAGGCAGATAGAGGGCCTGATCAGGATGGCAGAAGCAAGTGCGAAAAGCCAGCTTAGGGATGTGGTAAGCGTAAAAGATGCAAATCTGGCGATAAGCCTAAGCGAATACATGCTCAAGACATTGGCGGTTGACACGGAAGGGCGCACAGATATAGACACAATATTGACTGGAATGCCAAGGGAGAAGGTCGACAAGATAAACGTCATCCTTGATGCGGTGAAGAAGCTTGAAGAGATGGACGGTTCGGCAAAGATAGACAGGATATTCGAGGAGGTCGCCAAGCAGGGAGTGGACAAGAATACAGCCAACAAGTACATAAACGAGCTTGAGCAGAGCGGTGACATATTCAGCCCAAAGATGGGGATCATAAAGGTGGTTAGGCATGAAGAAGAGTAA
- a CDS encoding SAM-dependent methyltransferase — MNKVKIANHTMIENTEDKSYLIFVDHRFSKMAEKAIKFVLPQCQLKPYELNNNSDFNTVFFKLEIKNTSDDIPKMIKKSASSFVDFVMPVDSIIDIGNSIKYEKIEDVIRKIIDNCGYASFKIEVKKVDHKLDETAKSIEVHLGGDLEKLGYKADLKTPKVMMYAILLNTSVVIGHVDTSMQKDYILDLFRQSSKEKIEKLNRAEFKIEEAAKFFDIDLSKCHIGLDIGAAPGGWTHYLSQKGVRMVAVDKALLNYKKMGDKKVLILADEIDTPKIKEIIKTENLANTISVESIVNESIDFKNYDIIHIKANMEPNDRLELLKKFGKFDLLAIDTNTSPLESTTIVNSLAGLLNPEASLVMTAKLVTRNFNKHVSTVEAELSKNYKSIKLKKLPHNRREFTVHGVYKGNGK; from the coding sequence ATGAACAAAGTAAAAATAGCGAACCACACAATGATTGAAAATACAGAAGACAAAAGCTATCTGATTTTTGTGGACCATCGGTTTAGTAAAATGGCTGAAAAGGCAATTAAATTTGTTTTGCCTCAATGCCAGCTTAAACCATATGAGCTGAATAATAACAGCGATTTCAATACTGTTTTCTTCAAATTAGAAATCAAAAATACATCTGATGATATCCCCAAAATGATTAAGAAATCTGCCTCATCTTTCGTTGATTTTGTAATGCCAGTAGATTCAATAATTGACATAGGTAATTCCATCAAATATGAAAAGATTGAAGATGTCATACGCAAGATTATTGACAATTGTGGATATGCATCATTCAAGATAGAAGTGAAGAAAGTAGATCACAAACTTGACGAAACGGCCAAGTCTATTGAAGTGCATTTAGGTGGAGACCTCGAGAAATTAGGGTATAAAGCAGATCTTAAAACCCCTAAAGTAATGATGTATGCAATACTGCTCAATACATCTGTAGTAATTGGCCATGTTGATACCAGCATGCAAAAAGATTATATACTAGACTTATTTAGGCAGTCAAGTAAAGAAAAAATTGAAAAGCTTAATAGGGCGGAATTCAAAATAGAAGAAGCGGCAAAGTTCTTTGATATTGATTTAAGCAAGTGCCATATTGGTTTAGATATAGGTGCTGCACCAGGTGGTTGGACCCATTATCTGTCCCAGAAAGGGGTAAGAATGGTTGCTGTTGACAAAGCTCTATTAAACTACAAAAAAATGGGGGATAAAAAGGTCCTGATTCTGGCTGATGAAATAGACACACCAAAAATCAAGGAGATAATAAAGACAGAAAATCTAGCCAACACCATCTCGGTCGAAAGCATTGTTAATGAAAGCATAGATTTTAAGAACTATGACATAATCCACATAAAAGCCAACATGGAGCCGAATGACAGGCTTGAGCTGCTAAAGAAGTTTGGCAAATTTGACCTATTAGCTATAGATACAAATACGTCACCATTAGAAAGCACGACAATTGTAAACTCTTTAGCTGGATTGCTGAATCCAGAAGCATCATTGGTAATGACAGCCAAATTGGTTACAAGAAATTTTAACAAGCACGTTTCTACCGTTGAGGCAGAACTTTCTAAAAATTACAAGAGCATAAAATTAAAGAAATTGCCTCATAATAGGAGGGAGTTTACCGTACACGGGGTCTACAAAGGAAATGGCAAATAG
- a CDS encoding presenilin family intramembrane aspartyl protease produces the protein MSLKLIGTRQFLQIIIMFMIVQFFGLFLVAIQFNGISVSDITAANVVNTPITAIYFVIYIVIATAILLIVLKVYRNIFKLLELFVIFLTGFYFFIELFSPFEVSTTSLYIGMVVAGLLGITLILLKRKWPNLRNSVAIISAIGFGTILGIGFSFEIALAFMAIMAVYDFISVFVTKHMLTLANTAIENNLALLVDSTEVEAVPRSELSAEQLKEYEQNEKEASKKSKTHLFEVFDKQGYAEVPTSSALGTGDMIFPLMVAVSAFKVNYNFILPMFIVMGSIFGMLFTMFLLNRYKRALPAIPPLLFGILIFLLIYLLIF, from the coding sequence TTGAGTCTTAAGCTTATAGGTACAAGGCAATTTCTGCAGATTATAATAATGTTCATGATAGTGCAGTTCTTTGGGCTTTTCCTTGTGGCAATACAGTTCAACGGAATATCTGTGAGCGACATAACAGCAGCCAACGTTGTGAATACTCCGATTACAGCAATCTATTTCGTGATATATATAGTTATAGCGACTGCAATACTGCTGATTGTGCTTAAAGTATACCGCAACATTTTCAAGCTTCTTGAGCTTTTTGTTATATTCCTTACAGGTTTTTACTTCTTCATAGAACTCTTCTCGCCTTTTGAGGTAAGCACAACATCCCTTTACATTGGCATGGTCGTTGCAGGGCTGCTTGGGATAACCTTGATACTGCTGAAAAGGAAATGGCCGAATCTAAGGAACTCCGTGGCAATAATATCCGCAATAGGATTTGGCACAATATTGGGGATAGGATTCAGCTTTGAAATTGCTCTTGCGTTCATGGCCATAATGGCGGTATACGATTTCATATCGGTATTCGTGACCAAGCATATGCTTACATTAGCGAATACCGCGATAGAGAACAACCTCGCCCTGCTTGTTGATTCTACAGAAGTGGAAGCGGTGCCAAGGTCCGAATTATCCGCGGAGCAGCTGAAGGAATATGAGCAGAACGAGAAAGAGGCGTCAAAGAAAAGCAAAACCCACCTGTTTGAGGTATTCGACAAGCAGGGCTATGCAGAAGTTCCCACAAGCAGTGCTTTGGGTACTGGAGACATGATATTCCCTCTGATGGTTGCGGTATCCGCATTCAAGGTAAACTACAATTTCATACTTCCAATGTTCATAGTGATGGGTTCAATATTCGGAATGCTGTTCACAATGTTCCTATTGAACAGGTACAAGAGGGCCCTTCCGGCCATACCACCATTGCTTTTCGGAATACTGATATTCCTGCTAATATATCTATTGATATTCTGA
- a CDS encoding LamG-like jellyroll fold domain-containing protein, whose product MKSQSAMEYLMTYGWAILIIAIVLAALYSIGIFNPNTFAPKASAGSCEVVRPSGPGTTSDLGLEGTCTNMLPKYVSVFNGQNIYANANLSRVFKDEGQPFTITIWRYNEKGTDCEDSELRLTSNGHSLFRAGLSGTGGLDSFPANDEEMFELWNNSGSQYNYFGNKSTNLNTWYFLTFTYNGSYVKAYIDGNPDLNEDFGKTNTGGNIIRFGTDLGTGCNDLFDGMMANVQIYNTALSTGQVEHLYQEGIGGDPIDLTHLVGWWPFNGNANDYSGNDYDGKVSGTIGYSSTWYTAYSAP is encoded by the coding sequence ATGAAGTCCCAATCCGCAATGGAATACCTGATGACATACGGATGGGCAATCCTCATAATTGCAATCGTACTTGCTGCATTATACTCTATAGGAATCTTCAACCCAAACACATTTGCCCCAAAAGCATCTGCAGGATCATGCGAGGTTGTCAGGCCTTCAGGTCCAGGGACGACTAGCGATCTGGGCCTTGAGGGGACATGCACCAACATGCTTCCAAAATACGTCAGCGTTTTCAATGGCCAAAATATATATGCAAATGCTAATTTAAGCAGGGTATTTAAGGACGAAGGGCAGCCTTTCACTATAACTATATGGCGATATAATGAAAAAGGGACAGATTGCGAGGATAGTGAATTGAGGTTAACCTCAAATGGTCATTCATTATTTAGAGCTGGGTTATCAGGAACCGGTGGACTTGATAGTTTTCCTGCAAATGATGAAGAAATGTTTGAACTTTGGAATAATAGCGGTTCACAGTATAATTACTTCGGAAATAAAAGCACAAACTTAAACACGTGGTACTTTTTGACATTTACATATAATGGAAGCTATGTAAAAGCATATATTGACGGAAATCCGGATTTGAACGAAGACTTTGGCAAGACTAACACCGGAGGAAATATAATCAGGTTCGGCACAGATTTAGGCACTGGGTGCAATGATTTATTTGACGGGATGATGGCAAATGTGCAGATATACAATACGGCCTTATCCACCGGCCAAGTGGAACATCTTTACCAGGAAGGTATAGGCGGAGACCCTATTGATCTCACGCATCTTGTCGGATGGTGGCCGTTTAATGGCAATGCGAATGACTATTCTGGAAATGATTATGATGGTAAAGTATCCGGTACAATAGGTTATTCCTCAACCTGGTATACGGCATACTCTGCACCATAA
- the metG gene encoding methionine--tRNA ligase: MSKYIITSALPYAEGVPHLGNFVGSILPADVFYKYIDMKGEDAIFICGSDQHGTPIEIQAIKKGITPKELAESVHEKIKEAMARFECTFTYYGKTDSEKNKETVYWLFDKLYKNGFIVEVTDIQPYCNTDKLFLADTFIEGTCPFCGYEKARGDQCENCGHLLNPTDLIKPHCRICGGTDISFKETKNLAIDLKKLQPEIKDFIDDRKGNNWSITAINKPLSYLEQGLKPRDITRNIDWGFDVPMEGFKDKKFYVWFDAVIGYIGITREWDEGKWEQYWKSKDTKLIEFMGKDNIEFHTMMWPGILIGSMDNLVLPYTIKAYEYLTARGLKFSKSNGIGMNVENSLGVMDPDYLRFALIYRLPETSDADFSIDLLLEVVDKIMNDKIGNFVNRVLTIAKSNSEHIGRIEMSKDYGSKIKSIIEKYKSDFESISLREALHDLIDLAEEGNSLISGSEPWKMKKDLSDTEVKNRFSEVMGNLIYTVYAIGVLSYPFTPKASGDILDYFGISGKPKLGLLDAGINLDYSKEVKPIFKKATKEQIEKLKMFSD; encoded by the coding sequence ATGTCAAAATATATAATCACTTCGGCACTCCCTTATGCAGAAGGGGTGCCGCATTTAGGCAACTTTGTAGGGTCGATACTACCTGCTGACGTATTCTACAAGTACATAGATATGAAAGGCGAAGATGCGATATTCATATGCGGGTCAGACCAGCACGGCACCCCAATAGAGATACAGGCAATAAAGAAAGGCATAACCCCAAAGGAGCTGGCGGAATCGGTACATGAAAAGATAAAGGAGGCAATGGCAAGGTTTGAATGCACCTTCACTTATTACGGAAAGACTGATTCGGAAAAGAACAAAGAAACCGTATATTGGCTGTTTGACAAGCTTTACAAAAATGGCTTTATAGTAGAGGTTACTGATATACAGCCATACTGCAATACCGACAAGCTTTTCTTGGCTGACACCTTTATAGAAGGCACCTGCCCATTCTGCGGATATGAAAAGGCAAGAGGAGACCAATGTGAAAACTGCGGGCATCTTCTAAATCCTACAGACCTGATAAAGCCGCACTGCAGGATATGCGGCGGCACCGACATATCATTCAAGGAGACCAAGAACCTGGCAATAGACCTGAAAAAGCTGCAGCCGGAGATAAAGGATTTTATAGATGACAGAAAGGGCAACAACTGGAGCATAACCGCGATAAACAAGCCTCTTAGCTATCTTGAACAGGGATTGAAGCCAAGGGATATAACAAGGAATATAGATTGGGGATTCGATGTCCCTATGGAAGGTTTTAAGGACAAGAAGTTTTATGTCTGGTTTGATGCAGTGATAGGATACATAGGGATAACAAGGGAGTGGGATGAAGGCAAATGGGAGCAGTACTGGAAATCAAAAGATACAAAGCTCATTGAATTTATGGGCAAGGACAACATAGAGTTCCATACGATGATGTGGCCGGGCATACTTATAGGCTCAATGGACAATCTTGTGCTGCCATACACAATAAAAGCATACGAGTACCTTACGGCAAGAGGGTTAAAATTCTCAAAGAGCAATGGCATAGGGATGAATGTAGAGAATTCGCTTGGTGTGATGGATCCTGATTACCTGAGGTTCGCCTTGATATACAGGCTTCCCGAAACGTCTGATGCGGATTTCTCAATAGACCTTTTGCTTGAAGTGGTTGACAAGATAATGAATGACAAGATAGGAAATTTTGTCAATCGTGTCTTGACGATAGCAAAATCCAATTCAGAGCACATAGGCAGGATAGAAATGTCCAAAGATTACGGAAGCAAAATAAAATCTATAATAGAAAAATACAAGTCCGACTTTGAATCGATTAGCCTTAGGGAGGCCCTTCACGATTTGATAGACCTGGCAGAGGAGGGGAACAGCCTTATAAGCGGATCCGAACCCTGGAAGATGAAGAAGGACCTTTCCGATACTGAAGTAAAGAACAGGTTTTCTGAGGTCATGGGAAACCTTATCTATACGGTGTACGCAATAGGCGTTCTTTCATATCCTTTTACGCCTAAGGCAAGCGGTGACATATTGGATTATTTTGGAATATCGGGCAAGCCCAAATTAGGTTTGCTTGATGCTGGCATAAATCTGGATTACAGCAAAGAGGTAAAGCCCATATTCAAAAAGGCAACCAAGGAGCAGATTGAAAAGCTCAAGATGTTTTCTGATTGA
- a CDS encoding ATP-binding protein: protein MNIENAILRYKDYGKGVKLIDRDATLSKANFINSLIGPRRAGKSSIMLLYMNELRKENKKVIFINGEDIDFEGLTVEGLDKIEIEIRRIYDISSQEKVYLFIDEIQNFPYWSKWVRTLFDENYYNLIISGSTSELSGEQLPIQLRGRSIETLVLPFSFKEYCKAKHINYEKYMNFEDTASILNAFSDFMLYGGYPEVVKSDDTEFKKQILSNIYTMVMQKDLIDKYNIRKKAEFRLFTNSLFASACRNFSIENMLKFLSSKELNISRQAALNYLDYSESVFLIHLIYPYSKKLKVRLTNPRIYPIDQGIMRLFTNDDGKSLEDIAFIELFRRKENVMYYKSNKSDVDFAVVESDEIKELIQVSYSIDEPNAYIRETDSLKNASKETGCTNLKILTFNEESVIKIENLSINVIPVWKWLLS from the coding sequence ATGAACATCGAGAACGCTATACTAAGGTATAAAGATTATGGCAAAGGCGTAAAGTTGATAGATAGAGATGCAACTTTATCAAAAGCCAATTTTATTAACTCCCTAATTGGTCCTAGAAGAGCAGGTAAAAGTTCAATAATGCTATTGTATATGAATGAACTGCGCAAAGAAAACAAAAAAGTCATTTTTATAAATGGCGAAGATATAGATTTTGAAGGCTTGACTGTAGAGGGTTTAGATAAAATAGAAATTGAGATAAGGCGCATATACGATATAAGTTCACAAGAAAAAGTATACTTGTTCATAGACGAGATTCAAAATTTTCCTTATTGGTCAAAATGGGTAAGGACATTGTTTGATGAAAATTATTATAATCTAATTATATCTGGATCAACTTCGGAATTATCGGGAGAACAATTGCCAATACAACTCAGGGGAAGATCAATAGAAACATTAGTGCTGCCTTTTTCTTTCAAGGAATACTGCAAAGCAAAGCATATAAATTATGAAAAATATATGAATTTTGAGGATACTGCGTCAATATTAAATGCATTTTCAGATTTTATGCTATATGGAGGATATCCCGAGGTTGTAAAATCAGATGATACCGAATTCAAGAAACAGATACTATCAAACATATATACTATGGTCATGCAAAAAGATCTCATAGATAAATATAATATAAGGAAAAAAGCGGAATTTAGATTGTTCACAAATTCATTATTTGCATCTGCATGCAGAAATTTTTCAATAGAAAATATGCTGAAATTTTTAAGCAGTAAGGAATTAAATATTAGTAGACAAGCAGCCTTGAACTACCTAGACTATTCAGAGTCTGTATTTTTAATACATCTAATTTACCCGTATTCTAAAAAGCTAAAGGTGCGCCTTACCAACCCCCGCATCTATCCAATTGATCAGGGCATCATGAGATTATTTACCAATGATGATGGGAAATCACTAGAAGATATAGCATTCATAGAGTTGTTCAGGAGAAAGGAAAATGTAATGTATTACAAGTCAAATAAAAGCGATGTTGATTTCGCCGTTGTAGAAAGTGACGAGATAAAAGAACTGATACAGGTTAGCTATTCTATAGATGAACCTAATGCTTATATTAGGGAGACAGATTCATTGAAAAATGCGTCCAAAGAAACAGGGTGCACAAACTTAAAGATTCTAACTTTTAATGAAGAGAGTGTAATAAAGATAGAAAATTTATCAATCAATGTTATCCCTGTATGGAAATGGCTTTTGAGTTAA
- a CDS encoding SPASM domain-containing protein has translation MPEYPKILSSYNINKWDLSLLLPKEGLENYKSLTDGIENGLDEKTLNNILEKAKEYGITTSLGDTKPQSTGHQIFECGAGLHFMSIQADLTAYPCPLLPYTRFKNLYGFSIHKLEEARDIWESNQFNKVSGKSHTL, from the coding sequence TTGCCAGAATATCCTAAAATACTATCCTCATATAATATCAATAAGTGGGATCTGAGCCTGCTATTGCCTAAAGAGGGTTTAGAAAATTACAAATCATTAACCGATGGAATAGAAAACGGTCTAGATGAAAAGACCCTAAATAATATTCTCGAAAAAGCTAAAGAATATGGTATTACTACATCTTTAGGAGATACCAAACCACAAAGCACGGGGCATCAGATATTCGAATGCGGTGCTGGATTACATTTTATGTCGATTCAAGCTGATCTAACTGCTTATCCCTGCCCATTATTACCATATACACGGTTCAAAAATCTTTATGGTTTTAGCATACATAAACTGGAGGAGGCAAGAGATATATGGGAGTCTAATCAATTTAACAAAGTGAGCGGGAAATCCCACACGCTTTAG
- a CDS encoding LamG-like jellyroll fold domain-containing protein yields MKSQSAMEYLMTYGWAILVIAIVLAALYSLGIFNPSTFAPKASAGSCEVVRPFGPTTSTDVHLEGTCTNMLPKYVASFNGADSGITISSPSEFPASSEPGISIFVWIKTTRSSEGVFEYYSPSNNICEGSVRLEVSPKLQADFSCDAISNGPVLDNNTWNFVGWTLKSGTSKVILYVNGIPYGPYQITPINVPTTGLEGLIGAPYPGWPYYYGSMSNVQLYNTALSSNQITALYDEGIGGDPIDLQNLVGWWPLNGNSNDYSGNNNNGKATNIAYSSTWYRTYSAP; encoded by the coding sequence ATGAAGTCCCAATCCGCAATGGAATACCTGATGACATACGGATGGGCGATCCTTGTCATTGCAATTGTCCTTGCAGCACTTTATTCTTTAGGTATATTCAATCCAAGCACATTTGCTCCAAAAGCATCCGCAGGTTCCTGCGAGGTTGTACGACCTTTCGGTCCAACCACAAGTACTGATGTTCATCTTGAGGGAACGTGCACCAACATGCTTCCTAAATATGTTGCAAGTTTCAATGGAGCTGATAGTGGCATAACAATAAGTTCACCATCTGAATTTCCTGCCAGTTCTGAGCCAGGAATAAGTATTTTTGTTTGGATAAAAACAACAAGATCTAGCGAGGGTGTGTTTGAGTACTATTCCCCGTCAAACAATATATGTGAAGGTAGTGTAAGATTAGAAGTATCCCCTAAACTACAAGCAGATTTTTCATGTGATGCTATATCTAATGGACCAGTGTTAGACAACAACACTTGGAATTTTGTTGGTTGGACTCTTAAGAGCGGTACATCTAAGGTAATACTTTATGTAAATGGAATACCATATGGTCCATATCAAATTACCCCAATCAACGTTCCCACAACTGGCTTAGAAGGGTTAATAGGTGCTCCATATCCTGGTTGGCCATATTATTATGGTTCAATGTCAAATGTTCAACTTTACAACACAGCTCTTTCATCAAATCAAATTACTGCTCTTTACGATGAAGGTATCGGAGGTGATCCAATTGATTTACAAAATCTTGTTGGCTGGTGGCCACTTAATGGCAATTCAAACGACTATTCTGGGAATAATAACAACGGAAAAGCAACAAATATCGCATATTCATCAACTTGGTACAGAACATATTCCGCACCTTAA